AGATGCAGCCGGTCATCGACCTGATCATCGCGCTGGCCGAGGTTGCCGCGAAAGAGCCCTTCGACTTCCAGTCGCCGGACTACAGCGCGCTTTACGCCCGCGTGAAGTCGCTGGGCGAGGACCAGATGCGCGCCGCCTATGCCATCCGCGACAAGGGCGATCGTCACGACGCCATCGAGGCCAGCAAGGCCGCGATCAAGGCCGGCCTGACCGAGGAAGAACTGCTGGACCCGAACCTGGGCTCGGCGCTGAAGAAGCTGGAATCGGGCATCCTGCGCGGTGACATCATCAACGGCGGCGCCCGCATCGACGGCCGCGACAACAAGACCGTGCGCGCCATCGACAGCGAAGTCGGCATCCTGCCGCGCACCCATGGCTCGGCGCTGTTCACCCGCGGCGAAACCCAGGCGCTGGTCGTGACCACGCTGGGCACCGGCGACGACGAGCAGATCATCGACGCGCTGCACGGCAATTCGCGTTCGAACTTCCTGCTGCACTACAACTTCCCGCCCTATTCGGTCGGCGAGGTTGGCCGCGTCGGCAGCCCGGGCCGCCGCGAGATCGGCCATGGCAAGCTGGCCTGGCGCGCGCTGCAGGCGGTGCTGCCGGCCGCGACCGACTTCCCCTATACCATCCGCGTGGTCAGCGAGATCACCGAGTCGAACGGCTCGTCCTCGATGGCCTCGGTCTGCGGCGGTTCGCTGTCGATGATGGATGCGGGCGTGCCGCTGAAGGCGCCGGTCGCCGGCGTCGCCATGGGCCTGATCCTGGAAGACGACGGCCGCTATGCCGTGCTGACCGACATCCTGGGTGACGAGGATCACCTGGGCGACATGGACTTCAAGGTCGCCGGCACCGAAAACGGCATCACCTCGCTGCAGATGGACATCAAGGTCGCGGGCATCACCCCGGCGATCATGGAGCAGGCCCTGGCGCAGGCCAAGGACGGCCGGATGCACATCCTGGGCGAGATGTCGAAGGCCCTGACCGAAGGCCGGCGCGAGTTCAGCGCCCACGCCCCGCGCATCGAGACCATGACCATCCCGACCGACAAGATCCGCGAAGTGATCGGCTCGGGCGGCAAGGTCATCCGCGAGATCGTCGAGGTGTCCGGCGCCAAGGTCGACATCAACGACGACGGCGTCATCAAGATCGCCTCGGCCAATGCCGATTCGATCAAGAAGGCCTATGACATGATCTATTCGATCGTGGCCGAGCCGGAAGAGGGCAAGATCTATACCGGCAAGGTCGTCAAGCTGGTCGATTTCGGCGCTTTCGTGAACTTCTTCGGCAAGCGCGACGGCCTGGTGCATGTGTCCCAGATCGCCAGCAAGCGCCTGAACCACCCGAACGAGATCCTGAAGGAAGGCCAGGAGGTCAAGGTCAAGCTGCTGGGCTTCGACGACCGCG
This portion of the Paracoccus sp. N5 genome encodes:
- the pnp gene encoding polyribonucleotide nucleotidyltransferase: MHFDEVKKSIQWGQETLTLETGKVARQADGSVIATLGETSVMANVTFAKEPKPGQDFFPLTVHYQEKYYAAGKIPGGFFKREARPSEKETLTARLIDRPCRPLFAPGFKNEVLVMCTVLSHDLVNDPDIVAMIAASAALTISGVPFMGPIGAARVGFANGEYVLNPEVQDMDHLRSNPEQRLDLVVAGTKDAVMMVESEAYELTEEEMLGAVKFGHEQMQPVIDLIIALAEVAAKEPFDFQSPDYSALYARVKSLGEDQMRAAYAIRDKGDRHDAIEASKAAIKAGLTEEELLDPNLGSALKKLESGILRGDIINGGARIDGRDNKTVRAIDSEVGILPRTHGSALFTRGETQALVVTTLGTGDDEQIIDALHGNSRSNFLLHYNFPPYSVGEVGRVGSPGRREIGHGKLAWRALQAVLPAATDFPYTIRVVSEITESNGSSSMASVCGGSLSMMDAGVPLKAPVAGVAMGLILEDDGRYAVLTDILGDEDHLGDMDFKVAGTENGITSLQMDIKVAGITPAIMEQALAQAKDGRMHILGEMSKALTEGRREFSAHAPRIETMTIPTDKIREVIGSGGKVIREIVEVSGAKVDINDDGVIKIASANADSIKKAYDMIYSIVAEPEEGKIYTGKVVKLVDFGAFVNFFGKRDGLVHVSQIASKRLNHPNEILKEGQEVKVKLLGFDDRGKVRLGMKMVDQETGEEIAPEKKEDAQAE